A portion of the Microbacterium hominis genome contains these proteins:
- the cofG gene encoding 7,8-didemethyl-8-hydroxy-5-deazariboflavin synthase CofG, whose protein sequence is MTLLEPSPPTSTPIAHALDRAAGGAPLTVDDATALLGARGADLDAVLAVAGSLRDAGLAAAGRAGVITYSRKAFVPLTTLCRDRCHYCIFVDTPGQLLKKRKPVFMSPEQVLAVVRQGAAMGCKEALLTLGDRPEERWPEARAWLDEHGFASTLDYVGHIARLITAETGMLAHLNPGVMTADELVALRPTAPSMGMMLETTSRRLHEEPGQVHYGSPDKDPALRLRVIDDAGRARVPFTTGILVGIGETVRDRAESLVALRDLHARHGHVQEIIVQNFRAKPRTAMQDAPDADLIEYVAAVAVARLVMGAHMRIQVPPNLSAPAEFALLVRAGIDDWGGVSPLTADHVNPERPWPHVDDLGAKTADLGYTLRERLTAHPEFVRDAATWLDQAMRAPVAALADPATGLAAAGAVVGHPAAQPDEGPDTFRRRVERAAADPLSLDDAEWARLLAATGDDLDALAATADDVRRYTVGEAITLVVNRNLTSSGFTRGAPTAPGAFTLDDAAAIAVDAAALGATEVCVQGLLPAEVEAEAYLDIARAIKDAVPGIHLHAYRPQDVRDLADRGGLGLDGALAAMRAVGVDTVPGTGVKVLSERVRALVAPGDLEIDGWVEGITAAHRAGFRSTSVLFYGHVETAAERIAHLRALRAIQHETRGFTEFVPIPLPGPAGGVPLVPGRAAIDEHRAMVAVSRLMLSGSIPHIQIPWTRVGRDTGAVLLRSGGDDLGGTLLDGRVKPEAGIEHGLELPVADAAAIAARMFRPFRVRTTTYGDAGARP, encoded by the coding sequence GTGACCCTGCTCGAGCCGTCCCCGCCCACGAGCACGCCGATCGCGCACGCGCTCGATCGCGCGGCGGGCGGCGCCCCGCTCACGGTCGATGACGCCACGGCGCTGCTCGGCGCGCGCGGGGCCGATCTCGACGCCGTGCTCGCCGTCGCGGGGTCGCTGCGGGATGCCGGGCTGGCCGCTGCCGGCCGCGCGGGCGTCATCACGTACTCCCGCAAGGCGTTCGTGCCGCTCACCACGCTGTGCCGCGACCGCTGCCACTACTGCATCTTCGTGGACACCCCCGGGCAGCTGCTCAAGAAGCGCAAGCCCGTCTTCATGTCGCCCGAGCAGGTTCTCGCCGTCGTGCGACAGGGCGCGGCGATGGGGTGCAAGGAGGCCCTCCTCACCCTCGGTGATCGGCCCGAGGAGCGGTGGCCCGAGGCGCGCGCGTGGCTCGACGAGCACGGCTTCGCCTCGACGCTGGACTACGTGGGGCACATCGCGCGGCTCATCACCGCCGAGACCGGCATGCTCGCGCACCTGAACCCCGGGGTCATGACCGCCGACGAGCTGGTCGCGCTGCGCCCGACGGCGCCGTCGATGGGCATGATGCTCGAGACCACCTCGCGCCGACTCCACGAGGAGCCCGGCCAGGTGCACTACGGATCCCCCGACAAGGACCCGGCCCTGCGCCTCCGGGTCATCGACGATGCCGGCCGCGCGCGCGTGCCGTTCACCACCGGCATCCTCGTCGGCATCGGCGAGACCGTGCGCGACCGGGCCGAGTCGCTCGTCGCGCTGCGCGACCTGCACGCCCGGCACGGGCACGTGCAGGAGATCATCGTCCAGAACTTCCGCGCCAAGCCCCGCACCGCCATGCAGGACGCACCCGACGCCGACCTCATCGAGTACGTCGCCGCCGTGGCCGTCGCCCGACTGGTGATGGGCGCGCACATGCGCATCCAGGTGCCGCCGAACCTCTCCGCCCCGGCCGAGTTCGCCCTCCTCGTGCGCGCGGGCATCGACGACTGGGGCGGCGTCTCGCCGCTGACCGCCGACCACGTCAATCCGGAACGGCCCTGGCCGCACGTCGACGACCTCGGGGCGAAGACCGCGGACCTCGGCTACACCCTGCGCGAGCGCCTCACCGCCCACCCCGAGTTCGTGCGGGATGCCGCGACCTGGCTCGATCAGGCGATGCGGGCGCCGGTGGCGGCCCTGGCCGACCCCGCGACCGGGCTGGCCGCTGCGGGCGCGGTGGTGGGGCACCCGGCCGCGCAGCCGGACGAAGGGCCGGACACGTTCCGGCGCCGGGTCGAGCGGGCCGCCGCCGACCCGCTGAGCCTCGACGACGCCGAGTGGGCGCGCCTGCTCGCCGCGACCGGCGACGACCTCGACGCCCTCGCGGCCACGGCCGACGACGTGCGCCGGTACACGGTCGGCGAGGCGATCACCCTCGTCGTCAACCGCAACCTCACCTCGTCGGGCTTCACGCGGGGCGCCCCGACCGCGCCCGGCGCGTTCACGCTCGACGACGCGGCAGCCATCGCCGTCGACGCCGCCGCGCTCGGCGCGACGGAGGTCTGCGTGCAGGGGCTCCTTCCGGCCGAGGTCGAGGCGGAGGCCTACCTCGACATCGCGCGGGCGATCAAAGACGCGGTGCCCGGCATCCACCTCCACGCCTACCGCCCGCAGGACGTGCGCGACCTCGCCGACCGCGGCGGGCTCGGACTCGACGGGGCCCTCGCGGCGATGCGCGCCGTGGGCGTGGACACCGTGCCCGGCACCGGCGTCAAGGTGCTGAGCGAGCGCGTGCGGGCGCTCGTCGCACCCGGCGACCTGGAGATCGATGGGTGGGTCGAGGGCATCACGGCCGCGCACCGCGCCGGTTTCCGCTCGACGAGCGTGCTGTTCTACGGCCACGTCGAGACCGCGGCCGAGCGTATCGCGCACCTGCGCGCACTGCGCGCGATCCAGCACGAGACGCGCGGCTTCACCGAGTTCGTGCCGATCCCGCTGCCCGGCCCCGCCGGCGGGGTGCCGCTCGTGCCCGGCCGCGCCGCGATCGACGAGCACCGCGCCATGGTGGCCGTCTCGCGGCTGATGCTGTCGGGCAGCATCCCGCACATCCAGATCCCGTGGACCCGGGTCGGCCGCGACACCGGAGCGGTGCTGCTGCGATCGGGCGGCGACGACCTCGGCGGCACTCTGCTCGACGGGCGGGTCAAGCCCGAGGCGGGCATCGAGCACGGTCTCGAACTGCCGGTGGCGGATGCCGCCGCGATCGCTGCCCGCATGTTCCGCCCGTTCCGGGTGCGCACGACCACGTACGGCGACGCGGGGGCACGGCCATGA
- a CDS encoding flavin-containing monooxygenase, whose product MTEPVEVAVVGAGFAGLGMAIALRRAGIDDFVVLERAGSVGGTWRDNTYPGVACDVPAHLYGFASHPNPDWSGLYARGDEIRRYLLGVADAEDLGVRLRLRTALLSARWDADRDLWRLSTSRGEVTARSLVLACGRLTEPRIPEIDGLETFPGPLFHSSRWDHSVDLTDAQVGIVGTGASAVQLVPTLVRQGARVTVFQRTPAWIVPRGAHPYTEAERTRLATHPGELARLRAALYAEGEARFASRSGDAAAARAAQESALAHLAAQVADPALRAALTPDYAFGCKRVLLSDDFYPAVASPAVTLVTAGLASVEGATLIADDGTRHDADALVLATGFATTQQPYADLVTGEDGTLADHWSGGMTSFGSTVVAGFPNMYVLDGPNAALGHSSSVLMIEEQAAYAVRCLVRARRGVLRVEPAAEAAYTEEIAAAAASTPWMTGGCRNWYVDERSGRLTLLWPGTVDAFRARLARADGSEFASARADVQRGDA is encoded by the coding sequence ATGACCGAGCCGGTGGAGGTCGCCGTCGTCGGGGCCGGGTTCGCCGGACTCGGCATGGCGATCGCCCTGCGCCGCGCCGGTATCGACGACTTCGTGGTGCTCGAGCGGGCCGGATCGGTCGGCGGCACGTGGCGCGACAACACGTATCCGGGGGTGGCGTGCGACGTGCCGGCCCACCTCTACGGGTTCGCGAGCCACCCGAACCCGGACTGGTCGGGGCTGTACGCGCGCGGCGACGAGATCCGCCGCTACCTCCTCGGGGTCGCCGACGCGGAGGATCTCGGCGTCCGGCTGCGACTGCGCACGGCGCTCCTGTCGGCGCGCTGGGATGCCGACCGCGACCTGTGGCGCCTCTCCACCTCGCGCGGCGAGGTGACGGCCCGCTCGCTCGTGCTCGCCTGCGGCCGGCTCACCGAGCCGAGGATCCCCGAGATCGACGGGCTCGAGACATTCCCCGGCCCGCTGTTCCACTCCTCGCGCTGGGACCACTCGGTCGACCTGACCGACGCCCAGGTCGGCATCGTCGGCACCGGGGCGAGCGCCGTGCAGCTCGTTCCGACGCTCGTGCGGCAGGGGGCGCGCGTCACGGTGTTCCAGCGCACGCCGGCCTGGATCGTCCCCCGCGGCGCCCACCCCTACACCGAGGCCGAGCGCACACGGCTGGCGACGCACCCCGGCGAGCTCGCGCGCCTGCGGGCCGCCCTCTACGCCGAGGGCGAGGCGCGGTTCGCGTCGCGATCGGGGGATGCCGCGGCGGCGCGCGCCGCGCAGGAGAGCGCGCTCGCGCACCTCGCGGCGCAGGTCGCCGACCCGGCGCTTCGCGCGGCGCTCACCCCCGACTACGCGTTCGGGTGCAAGCGCGTGCTGCTCTCCGACGACTTCTATCCGGCGGTGGCCTCGCCGGCGGTCACGCTCGTGACCGCGGGCCTTGCCTCGGTGGAGGGCGCGACGCTGATCGCCGACGACGGCACCCGTCACGACGCCGACGCACTCGTGCTCGCCACCGGCTTCGCGACCACGCAGCAGCCGTACGCCGACCTCGTCACCGGCGAAGACGGCACCCTCGCCGACCACTGGTCGGGCGGCATGACCTCGTTCGGCTCCACGGTGGTCGCAGGCTTCCCCAACATGTACGTGCTCGACGGCCCGAACGCCGCGCTCGGGCACTCCTCGTCGGTGCTCATGATCGAGGAGCAGGCCGCCTACGCGGTGCGGTGCCTCGTGCGCGCGCGGCGCGGCGTGCTGCGGGTCGAGCCGGCGGCCGAAGCGGCCTACACCGAGGAGATCGCGGCGGCCGCGGCATCCACCCCCTGGATGACCGGCGGCTGCCGCAACTGGTACGTCGACGAGCGGTCGGGGCGGCTGACGCTGCTGTGGCCGGGCACCGTCGACGCGTTCCGGGCGCGACTGGCGCGCGCGGACGGTTCGGAGTTCGCGTCCGCCCGGGCGGACGTGCAGAGAGGAGATGCGTGA